From Camelina sativa cultivar DH55 chromosome 7, Cs, whole genome shotgun sequence, one genomic window encodes:
- the LOC104700302 gene encoding histone-lysine N-methyltransferase ATX1: MACVSNDTQIEIDVHNVVETPIRCDSIESMYSVTSSALCCVNAVGSHSLMSKKVKAQKLPMIEQFDVESSGVSASPDCCRSDDYKLRTQRPEIVRVYYRRRKRPRKECLLLDQAVGVKTESVELDEIEEKKKRKIGNCELGKLSVDSIGLRRCKNSGDKLNGSSRRKGTSIKDLNKARSAKKWVRLSYGGVDPTSFIGLQCKVFWPLDALWYEGSIVGYSAEKKRHTVKYADGYDEHIVLDREMIKFLISREKMELLHLKFCTSNVTVGGRDYDEMVVLAATLDGCQDFEPGDIVWAKLAGHAMWPAVIVDESVIGERKGLNNKVSGGGSLLVQFFGTHDFARIKVKQAISFIKGLLSSSHLKCKQPRFEGGMQEAKMYLKEHRLPERMSQLQTGADSNMTDSTEEGNSGGDLLNDGEVWLRPTEQVDLQYTIGDLRIINLGKVVTDSQFFKDENHIWPEGYTAMRKFTSLKDHSSSALYKMEVLRDAESKTRPLFRVTADSGEQFKGPTPSACWNEIYNRIKKVQNTTDSPNILGEELSGSGTDMFGLSNPEVIKLVQDLSKSRPSSNVSMCKYSLGKHQNQPTGYRPVRVDWKDLDKCNVCHMDEEYENNLFLQCDKCRMMVHANCYGELEPCDGALWLCNLCRPGAPEIPPRCCLCPVVGGAMKPTTDGRWAHLACAIWIPETCLSDVKKMEPIDGVNKVSKDRWKLMCTICGVSYGACIQCSNISCRVAYHPLCARAAGLCVELENEDRLFLLSVEDEEADQCIRMLSFCKRHRQTSTACLGSEDRIKSVTHKTSEYLPPPNPSGCARTEPYNCFGRRGRKEPEALAAAASKRLFVENKPYVIGGYSRLDFSTSECFHGSKVSQMNTPSNILSMAEKYRYMKETYRKRLAFGKSGIHGFGIFAKLPHRAGDMMIEYTGELVRPSIADKRERLIYNSMVGAGTYMFRIDDKRVIDATRAGSIAHLINHSCVPNCYSRVITVNGEEHIIIFAKRDIPKWEELTYDYRFFSIGERLSCSCGFQGCRGVVNDTEAEEQQSKIFVPRCEVTDWTE; encoded by the exons ATGGCATGTGTATCGAATGATACCCAGATCGAAATCGATGTTCACAACGTCGTGGAAACTCCAATTCGCTGCGATTCTATTGAGAGTATGTACTCTGTTACCTCTTCGGCATTGTGCTGTGTTAATGCTGTTGGTTCCCATAGTCTGATGTCTAAGAAGGTTAAGGCCCAGAAGCTTCCGATGATTGAACAATTTGATGTTGAAAGTAGCGGTGTGAGTGCTAGTCCCGATTGTTGTCGTTCGGATGATTACAAGTTGCGGACTCAGCGTCCTGAGATTGTTCGCGTTTACTATCGCCGCCGTAAGAGACCGCGGAAGGAGTGTTTACTACTAGATCAGGCGGTGGGTGTGAAGACTGAAAGCGTGGAGCTTGATGAaattgaggagaagaagaaaaggaagattgGTAACTGCGAGTTGGGGAAGTTGAGTGTGGATTCAATTGGTTTAAGAAGGTGTAAGAATAGTGGAGATAAGCTAAATGGATCATCTCGAAGGAAGGGCACTTCTATCAAGGATCTGAATAAAGCGCGTTCAGCTAAGAAATGGGTCAG GTTGAGTTATGGTGGTGTTGATCCTACAAGTTTCATAGGGCTGCAATGCAAG GTTTTTTGGCCGCTGGATGCTCTTTGGTATGAAGGTTCTATTGTTGGATACAGTGCAGAGAAAAAGCGTCATACT GTTAAATATGCCGATGGATATGATGAGCATATAGTTCTTGATCGTGAAATGATCAAATTTTTGATTTCTCGTGAAAAGATGGAGCTGTTACATCTGAAGTTTTGTACTAGTAATGTGACTGTTGGTGGCCGTGATTATGATGAGATGGTTGTATTGGCAGCTACTTTGGATGGATGTCAAGATTTTGAGCCTGGAGACATTGTATGGGCAAAACTAGCTG GTCATGCTATGTGGCCAGCAGTTATTGTAGACGAATCCGTTATCGGAGAGCGGAAAGGTCTAAACAACAAGGTATCTGGAGGAGGATCACTCTTGGTCCAATTTTTTGGCACTCATGATTTTGCTAG AATAAAAGTAAAGCAAGCAATCTCATTTATCAAAGGGCTTCTTTCGTCATCTCACCTGAAGTGCAAACAACCTCGGTTTGAAGGGGGCATGCAGGAAGCAAAAAT GTATCTGAAGGAACACAGGCTTCCAGAAAGGATGAGTCAACTTCAAACGGGAGCTGATTCCAATATGACTGATAGTACAGAAGAGGGAAACTCGGGTGGTGATCTTCTTAATGATGGAGAAGTGTGGTTGAGACCAACAGAACAAGTAGATTTACAGTATACAATAGGGGACCTGCGAATAATAAATCTTG GAAAGGTTGTGACAGACTCTCAGTTTTTCAAGGATGAGAATCATATTTGGCCTGAAGGGTATACTGCGATGAGAAAGTTCACATCACTGAAAG ATCATAGTTCATCTGCCTTGTACAAGATGGAAGTGCTCAGAGATGCCGAGTCAAAGACTCGCCCTCTTTTTAGAGTAACTGCAGATAGTGGAGAGCAG TTCAAAGGGCCTACTCCATCGGCCTGCTGGAACGAAATTTATAACAGGATAAAAAAGGTCCAGAATACTACTGACAGTCCTAATATTTTGGGTGAGGAGCTAAGTGGATCTGGTACAGACATGTTTGGTCTCTCCAATCCGGAAGTCATTAAACTTGTACAG GATTTATCAAAATCCAGACCATCGTCCAATGTTTCCATGTGCAAATATAGTTTGGGAAAGCATCAAAATCAGCCTACTGGTTACCGACCTGTCCGTGTTGATTGGAAAGATCTCGATAAGTGCAATGTCTGCCACATGGATGAG GAATATGAGAACAATTTGTTCCTGCAATGTGATAAATGTAGAATGATG GTCCATGCTAATTGTTATGGAGAGCTAGAACCCTGTGATGGTGCTTTGTGGTTATGCAACTTATGTCGTCCTGGCGCTCCTGAAATACCTCCACGGTGTTGTCTTTGTCCTGTAGTAG GGGGAGCTATGAAGCCGACAACTGATGGGCGCTGGGCTCATCTGGCTTGTGCTATATGGATCCCAG AAACATGTTTATCTGATGTCAAGAAGATGGAACCGATTGATGGGGTCAATAAAGTCAGTAAA GATCGCTGGAAATTAATGTGCACCATCTGTGGGGTATCTTATGGAGCTTGTATCCAA TGTTCAAACATTTCTTGTCGTGTGGCATATCATCCACTCTGCGCGCGAGCTGCTGGCCTCTGTGTTGAG CTTGAGAATGAGGATAGACTTTTTCTTCTATCAGTGGAGGATGAAGAAGCAGATCAGTGTATTCGCATGCTTTCATTCTGCAAAAGGCATCGACAAACATCAACTGCCTGCCTAGGATCAGAAGACAGGATCAAATCCGTTACTCATAAAACTTCTGAGTATCTCCCACCACCTAATCCATCTGGCTGTGCTCGGACTG AGCCTTATAATTGTTTTGGCAGAAGGGGAAGGAAGGAACCTGAAGctcttgctgctgctgcttcaaAGCGGCTGTTTGTTGAGAATAAGCCATATGTTATTGGTGGTTACTCTAGACTTGACTTTTCAACTTCTGAATGCTTTCACGGATCCAAGGTGTCACAGATGAATACTCCAAGCAACATTCTTTCTATGGCCGAGAAGTATAGATACATGAAGGAAACATACAGGAAGAGATTAGCATTTG GGAAATCAGGAATTCATGGTTTTGGCATATTTGCAAAGCTTCCGCACAGGGCCGGAGATATG ATGATTGAATACACCGGAGAACTTGTTAGACCGTCTATAGCTGATAAAAGAGAACGTCTTATCTACAATTCAATGGTG GGTGCAGGGACTTACATGTTTAGAATTGATGATAAGCGAGTCATAGATGCTACAAGGGCAGGAAGCATCGCCCACCTGATTAATCATTCATGTGTG CCCAATTGCTACTCAAGAGTCATTACTGTTAATGGAGAGGAGCACATTATCATTTTCGCAAAGAGGGATATCCCCAAGTGGGAGGAGCTGACCTATGACTATAG GTTCTTTTCAATCGGTGAGCGCCTTTCATGTTCATGTGGCTTCCAAGGTTGTCGAGGTGTTGTGAATGATACAGAAGCTGAAGAACAACAGTCGAAAATCTTTGTTCCTCGTTGTGAAGTAACCGACTGGACCGAATAA
- the LOC104704311 gene encoding DNA polymerase epsilon subunit B-like translates to MRERTRRRRRDIQKQFSLRRYRLKAEALDMIENFPDEDIELLLNRLQQESRSSTLDVETIRNVIEEAATDESTTSVYSLAVIDNVFLVPKFRYDVVNKRFIEHESNLPVHGEASAKTYIYRERFRLLSQRVSRADSFSRPVFDADMLQYKKREISSIQSLAVEMGKKWVMGLILQMEDGHFYLEDLSASVEIDLSKAKITTGFFTENTIILAQGEMHNGIFQVIACGFPPLEDRDKTLRIHRDNDFFGCGRPTKHEMIRLADLDRLPVNDTFVILSEIWLDDEEVLGKLETVLHRFESVETVPSLFVFMGNFCSRPCNLSFGSYSSLRQQFGKLGRMIGNHPKLKANSRFLFIPGPHDAGPSTVLPRCGLPEYLTEELREVIPNAIFSSNPCRVKFDNKEIVFFRQDLLYRMSRSCLITPSSEETTDPFEHLVSTLIHQSHLCPLPLLVQPIIWNYDHCLKLYPTPHTIVLGDKSEQKDCRIGGAKCFNPGSFSTDSTYVVYRPSTQEIDTRPFRQQT, encoded by the exons ATGAGAGAGCgtacgaggaggaggaggagagatatACAGAAGCAATTCAGTTTGAGAAGGTACCGCCTCAAAGCCGAAGCCCTAGATATGATTGAAAACTTCCCCGATGAAGATATCGAACTCCTTCTCAATCGCCTCCAGCAGGAATCGC GTTCATCTACACTCGATGTGGAAACAATTCGAAACGTGATTGAAGAAGCGGCAACAGATGAATCAACCACCTCTGTTTATTCCTTGGCGGTCATCGACAACGTCTTTCTTGTCCCTAAATTTCGATATGATGTTGTTAATAAGCGTTTCATCGA GCATGAGAGTAATCTGCCTGTTCACGGTGAGGCTTCtgcaaaaacatatatatacagggAACGATTCAGGTTGCTGTCTCAGAGAGTTTCTCGCGCTGATTCTTTTTCTAGGCCAGTGTTTGATGCTGATATGCTCCAGTATAAGAAGCGTGAG ATATCTTCAATCCAATCTCTAGCAGTTGAGATGGGAAAGAAATGGGTGATGGGCTTGATATTACAGATGGAAGATGGACATTTCTACCTTGAAGACCTTTCAGCTTCTGTAGAGATTGATTTGTCCAAAGCA AAGATAACCACAGGATTTTTCACAGAGAATACTATCATTTTGGCACAAGGTGAAATGCACAATGGTATCTTTCAG GTGATTGCATGTGGATTTCCTCCTTTAGAGGACAGGGATAAAACACTAAGGATACATCGTGACAACGACTTTTTCGGATGTGGCAGGCCAACTAAACACGAGATG ATTAGACTTGCCGACCTAGACAGACTACCGGTGAATGACACATTTGTCATATTGTCTGAAATATGGCTGGATGACGAAGAG GTTCTCGGGAAGCTGGAAACGGTTCTTCATCGTTTTGAAAGTGTGGAGACAGTGccctctttgtttgttttcatggGAAACTTTTGTTCTCGCCCATGCAACTTATCGTTTGGTTCTTATTCAAGTCTTAG GCAGCAGTTTGGTAAACTTGGGAGAATGATTGGAAACCATCCAAAGCTAAAAGCAAACAGTCGGTTTTTATTCATTCCAGGTCCCCATGACGCAG GTCCCTCCACAGTCTTACCAAGATGTGGTTTACCAGAGTACTTAACCGAAGAGCTTCGAGAAGTTATTCCCAATGCGATATTTTCAAGCAACCCTTGCAG AGTAAAGTTCGATAACAAGGAGATTGTGTTCTTTCGGCAAGACCTTCTCTACCGGATGAGCCGTTCATGCTTAATAACCCCTTCCTCAGAAGAAACTACAGACCCCTTTGAGCAC CTTGTCTCCACATTAATTCATCAGAGCCATCTATGTCCACTACCGCTCTTGGTTCAACCCATCATTTGGAACTATGATCACTGTCTAAAACTATATCCAACTCCTCACACG ATTGTATTAGGTGACAAGAGTGAGCAAAAGGATTGTAGAATTGGGGGAGCAAAATGTTTCAATCCAGGCTCCTTTTCAACTGATAGCACCTACGTAGTTTATCGACCTTCCACTCAAGAAATCGATACACGTCCTTTCAGACAGCAAACCTGA
- the LOC104704312 gene encoding putative cysteine-rich repeat secretory protein 10 produces the protein MSSSSLPISILAVVAFQLPFIHSVLSLNQTNSYLQHICIKSEGTYKPESSYESELKRHLDYSISNYLDYGFIYGFTLKLVVQKEVYIIQYKQTIILRKCPNNKGRIIWYDNCFLYISTIYTYQKIDYKHYLYLHNAKDVTGGNTKLFNKNTRDLLYKLKEIAIRKEQKPYTRDYMYATAEESLGTMKLYGMMQCTQDLSVKNCSVCLDTIIAKLPKCCNGKQGGRVLNPSCTFRYELYPFVKT, from the exons atgtcttcttcctctttaccAATCTCTATCTTGGCCGTAGTGGCCTTCCAACTCCCTTTTATCCACAGTGTTTTGTCTCTAAACCAGACCAATTCGTATCTGCAACACATATGCATCAAAAGTGAAGGGACATACAAGCCGGAGAGTTCATATGAGAGCGAACTCAAACGTCACCTCGACTATTCGATTAGCAATTATCTAGACTACGGTTTCATCTACGGTTTCACACTTAAGTTGGTTGTacaaaaagaagtatatataataCAGTACAAACAGACAATA ATTCTTAGGAAATGTCCGAACAACAAAGGGAGAATCATATGGTACGACAACTGTTTTCTCTACATTTCTACGATCTATACCTATCAGAAGATCGACTACAAGCACTATTTGTATCTGCACAATGCTAAAGATGTGACCGGCGGCAATACAAAGTTGTTCAACAAGAACACGAGGGATCTCCTATATAAGCTGAAGGAGATAGCAATTCGTAAAGAACAAAAGCCCTACACAAGAGACTACATGTATGCGACCGCCGAGGAAAGTCTTGGGACGATGAAATTGTATGGAATGATGCAGTGTACACAAGACTTATCGGTTAAAAACTGCAGTGTGTGTTTGGATACGATTATAGCGAAGCTTCCCAAATGCTGCAACGGTAAACAAGGAGGAAGAGTTTTGAATCCGAGTTGTACTTTTAGGTACGAGCTTTACCCTtttgtaaaaacataa